One Bradyrhizobium sp. ISRA464 genomic window carries:
- a CDS encoding S24 family peptidase, which yields MLDAKLIERGLEKTGKSKGGLARAMGVRAGAVSEILSGIRLIKAAEIPLIVEYLELNSVPIMGRIGAGASIEPDYEQVPPEGLGEVELPFPLSEETIAFEVSGDSMLPKYENGDVIVVYREQRHPLSSFYGEEAAVRLKSGERYLKTVERGHSSGVVNLTSFNAKPINGVKLEWIGEICVTLPRGQIARMRGKTASKGRKAARTSGGRSSEK from the coding sequence ATGCTGGACGCGAAACTGATCGAACGGGGACTGGAGAAAACGGGCAAGTCCAAGGGCGGTCTTGCCCGCGCGATGGGCGTTCGGGCCGGCGCGGTGTCCGAGATTCTCTCTGGAATACGACTGATCAAGGCGGCGGAGATCCCCCTGATCGTCGAGTATCTCGAGCTGAACTCGGTGCCGATCATGGGGCGGATCGGCGCCGGAGCCTCGATCGAGCCGGATTACGAGCAGGTACCGCCCGAAGGTCTCGGCGAGGTCGAACTTCCGTTTCCCCTCTCGGAGGAGACCATCGCCTTCGAGGTATCGGGCGATTCCATGCTGCCGAAATACGAGAATGGCGATGTCATCGTGGTCTATCGCGAGCAGCGCCATCCGCTGTCGAGCTTCTACGGAGAAGAGGCCGCGGTCCGGCTGAAGTCCGGTGAGCGCTATCTCAAGACGGTCGAGCGCGGTCATTCATCCGGCGTCGTCAACCTGACCAGCTTCAATGCCAAGCCGATCAACGGCGTGAAGCTCGAATGGATCGGCGAGATCTGCGTTACCTTGCCGCGCGGCCAGATCGCAAGGATGCGGGGCAAGACCGCATCGAAGGGCCGCAAGGCTGCCCGGACATCCGGCGGACGCTCTTCCGAGAAGTAG
- a CDS encoding OpgC domain-containing protein, with protein sequence MNPTTNAEIAARNSDLRIALLLGIANWFLFLDHIPHNAVSMLTLRNFGFSGATDLFAFVGGYAATLIYAGMARERGFLVAATRIFKRVWQLYAAYIVLFVIYVELISYAASRTAAPEIISEFNITGFIDHPIRTLIYGLFLQAKPLNLDVLQLVIALMASLPIILFGLLRLPNVTLAASAALYMAAHTLDWNLAAYPDGRWYYNPFCWQFLFVMGGWFALISKRYARVIRAMQAVPALRAAALLYLLFALTIVASSNIPILAEMIPGSFVGVFLPDDKESVEPYRILHFLTLAFLFTPWVPRGWTHLRSFILQPIIKCGEEWLAVFCSGVFLSFAAHFILITGPNALAMQVVVSVAGIAAMIGVAYYVSWSKHQDYKSAVGAPS encoded by the coding sequence ATGAATCCGACAACAAACGCCGAGATCGCGGCACGCAATAGCGATCTCAGGATTGCGCTGCTGCTTGGCATCGCCAACTGGTTTCTGTTCCTGGACCACATCCCTCACAACGCAGTCAGCATGCTGACCCTGCGCAACTTCGGCTTTAGCGGCGCGACCGACCTGTTCGCTTTCGTGGGCGGCTACGCTGCGACCTTGATCTATGCCGGGATGGCCCGGGAACGCGGGTTCCTGGTAGCCGCAACCCGCATCTTCAAGCGCGTGTGGCAACTCTATGCAGCCTACATCGTACTGTTCGTGATTTATGTCGAATTGATCAGCTATGCAGCCAGCCGGACCGCAGCCCCCGAGATCATCAGCGAATTCAACATCACCGGATTCATCGATCACCCGATCCGGACTCTGATCTACGGCCTGTTCTTGCAGGCCAAGCCGCTCAATCTCGATGTCCTGCAACTCGTCATCGCCTTGATGGCATCCCTGCCCATCATCCTGTTCGGATTGCTTCGCTTGCCGAACGTGACGCTCGCCGCGTCGGCGGCACTCTATATGGCCGCACATACGCTTGACTGGAATCTGGCGGCCTATCCGGACGGTCGCTGGTACTACAATCCATTCTGCTGGCAGTTCCTGTTCGTGATGGGAGGCTGGTTCGCCCTCATAAGCAAGCGCTACGCGCGCGTTATCCGCGCCATGCAGGCCGTGCCCGCGTTGCGTGCCGCGGCGCTGCTGTATCTCCTGTTCGCGCTGACCATCGTCGCCAGCAGCAATATCCCGATACTCGCTGAGATGATTCCCGGCTCGTTCGTCGGTGTATTCCTGCCGGACGACAAGGAAAGCGTTGAGCCGTACCGTATCCTGCACTTCCTGACGCTGGCATTCCTGTTCACCCCGTGGGTGCCGCGTGGCTGGACACATCTGCGGTCCTTCATCCTGCAGCCCATTATCAAGTGCGGCGAGGAATGGCTGGCTGTGTTTTGTTCGGGCGTGTTCCTCTCCTTTGCCGCGCACTTCATCCTGATTACCGGCCCGAACGCGCTGGCGATGCAGGTCGTCGTCAGCGTCGCCGGCATCGCGGCGATGATTGGAGTGGCCTACTACGTCTCGTGGTCGAAGCATCAGGACTACAAGTCGGCAGTTGGCGCACCGTCCTGA
- a CDS encoding acetyl-CoA C-acetyltransferase, with protein sequence MADALIIDACRTPRGIGKAGKGALSGIHPQQLGATVLRALADRTGINTADVDDIIWGTSSQRGPQSGDLGRMSALDAGYDVRASGVTLDRFCGSGITSVSMAANAIMAGSEDLVIAGGTEMMSMEGRRGEGPFMMDNGNLRLRARHPQSHQGVCADAIATMEGITRQDVDALGLESQKRAAAAIKGGHFDKSLVPVRREDGALALDREEYPRPQTTMEGLAGLKPAFPAIADYALDDKGTTYRKLILEKYPDLDINFVHHAGNSSGVVDGSAAILLASPDYARKHGLTPRARVVATANMGDSPTLMLNAPVPATRKVLAKAGLTLDDIDLFEINEAFAVVAEKYIRDLKLDRDKVNVNGGSIALGHPIGATGSILIGTVLDELERRDLKRGLVTMCAAGGMAPAIIIERV encoded by the coding sequence ATGGCTGACGCGCTGATCATCGATGCATGCAGGACCCCGCGAGGCATCGGTAAGGCCGGCAAGGGCGCGCTCTCGGGCATCCATCCGCAGCAGCTCGGCGCCACGGTGCTGCGCGCGCTGGCCGACAGGACCGGTATCAACACGGCCGACGTCGACGACATCATCTGGGGCACCAGTTCGCAGCGCGGTCCGCAGAGCGGCGACCTCGGCCGGATGTCGGCGCTCGATGCCGGCTATGACGTGCGCGCCAGCGGCGTGACGCTCGATCGCTTCTGCGGCTCCGGCATCACCAGCGTCAGCATGGCTGCCAATGCCATCATGGCAGGCTCCGAGGACCTCGTGATCGCGGGCGGCACGGAAATGATGTCGATGGAAGGCCGCCGCGGCGAGGGGCCGTTCATGATGGACAACGGCAACCTTCGCCTGCGCGCCCGCCACCCGCAATCGCACCAGGGCGTCTGCGCCGATGCCATTGCGACCATGGAAGGGATCACCCGGCAGGACGTCGACGCGCTTGGTCTCGAGAGCCAAAAGCGCGCGGCTGCGGCGATCAAGGGCGGGCATTTCGACAAAAGCCTGGTTCCGGTCCGTCGCGAGGATGGCGCATTGGCGCTCGACCGCGAGGAGTATCCGCGGCCGCAGACGACGATGGAGGGCCTTGCCGGACTGAAACCGGCGTTCCCCGCCATTGCCGACTACGCGCTCGACGACAAGGGGACGACCTATCGGAAGCTGATCCTGGAGAAATATCCGGATCTCGACATCAACTTTGTCCACCACGCGGGAAATTCCTCGGGTGTGGTGGACGGCTCTGCGGCGATCTTGCTGGCGTCGCCGGACTATGCCCGCAAGCATGGTCTGACGCCGCGTGCGCGCGTGGTCGCGACGGCCAATATGGGGGACTCGCCGACCTTGATGCTCAACGCGCCAGTGCCGGCGACCCGCAAGGTGCTGGCCAAGGCCGGCCTGACGCTCGACGACATCGATCTGTTCGAGATCAACGAGGCGTTTGCCGTGGTCGCCGAGAAATACATCCGCGACCTCAAGCTCGACCGCGACAAGGTCAACGTCAATGGCGGCTCGATCGCGCTCGGCCACCCGATCGGCGCGACCGGCTCGATCCTGATCGGGACGGTGCTGGACGAGCTCGAGCGTCGCGACCTCAAGCGCGGCCTGGTTACGATGTGTGCTGCCGGGGGCATGGCCCCGGCGATCATCATCGAGCGCGTCTGA
- the dctP gene encoding TRAP transporter substrate-binding protein DctP yields MGGLWRAVVGYGFLVASVNLAAAEPIKLRVADSFPKGHYLVKLVLEPWMEQVQKRTNNAVTFEHYPAQQLGKAADMLKLTQTGVADIGYVAPAYVSDKMPVSEVAMLPGAFDHSCQGTLAYWKAARSGVIAEQDYTPNGIRLLLAVSLPPYRILTVKHPVKDVADINGLKLRSTGGAQDLTLRAIGAVPVRMAAPDAYESLSRGTMDGLLFPLESVVAYGADKLVKYSTDGFGFASFVVAYSISENAWKKLSPEIQKAMVDAAEEILPSACKEVQRQDSETMKSMEGAGVHFETLQPGAVAKLKDLTKGVGKAWADGLDARGKRGSDALREFDAAVATIPAK; encoded by the coding sequence ATGGGCGGGCTCTGGCGGGCGGTGGTCGGTTACGGCTTTCTCGTCGCATCGGTCAATCTGGCGGCAGCGGAGCCGATCAAGCTGCGTGTGGCCGACTCCTTTCCGAAGGGGCACTATCTCGTCAAGCTCGTGCTCGAGCCCTGGATGGAACAGGTTCAGAAGCGCACCAACAATGCGGTGACGTTCGAGCACTATCCGGCTCAGCAACTCGGCAAGGCTGCCGACATGCTCAAGCTGACGCAAACCGGCGTCGCCGATATCGGCTATGTCGCCCCCGCCTACGTATCCGACAAGATGCCGGTCTCCGAAGTCGCGATGCTGCCGGGCGCGTTCGATCATTCCTGCCAGGGTACGCTGGCCTACTGGAAGGCTGCGCGAAGCGGCGTCATCGCGGAGCAGGATTATACTCCCAATGGGATCCGCCTCCTGCTCGCGGTAAGCCTGCCGCCCTATCGCATCCTGACCGTGAAACATCCGGTGAAGGACGTCGCCGACATCAACGGACTGAAGTTGCGTTCGACCGGCGGCGCGCAAGATCTCACCTTGCGCGCCATCGGTGCGGTGCCCGTGCGCATGGCTGCGCCTGACGCTTACGAATCCCTGTCGCGGGGCACGATGGATGGCCTGCTGTTTCCGCTTGAGAGCGTTGTCGCTTACGGCGCCGACAAGCTCGTGAAATATTCCACCGACGGCTTCGGCTTCGCAAGCTTCGTGGTTGCCTATTCGATCAGCGAGAATGCCTGGAAGAAACTGTCGCCTGAGATCCAGAAGGCGATGGTCGACGCAGCCGAGGAGATCCTGCCCTCCGCCTGCAAGGAAGTTCAGAGGCAGGACAGCGAGACGATGAAGTCGATGGAGGGCGCAGGTGTCCACTTCGAGACCTTGCAGCCCGGCGCAGTTGCAAAGCTCAAGGATTTGACGAAGGGCGTGGGCAAGGCGTGGGCCGATGGGCTCGATGCGCGCGGCAAGCGCGGCAGCGACGCATTGAGGGAGTTCGACGCGGCGGTTGCCACCATTCCGGCCAAATGA
- a CDS encoding TRAP transporter small permease codes for MIDGLLKALRAIENVASTIAAAFMFAIMVIVFGDVIMRYVFNRPFSWAYDLISLYLMAGIFFLVLSEAYASHAHVSVDILQQKFSPAMIRVSEIVTCIVGIAVFSLIAYLGYLRAVDSFESADVMAGAIPWPMWPSIGLVPFGAGLITIRLALHLIAHVLSLATGRSVIALPSSHAAGETFE; via the coding sequence TTGATCGACGGATTACTAAAGGCGCTCCGCGCCATCGAGAATGTCGCGTCGACGATAGCCGCGGCATTCATGTTCGCGATCATGGTCATCGTGTTTGGCGATGTCATCATGCGTTACGTGTTCAACAGGCCATTCTCTTGGGCTTATGACCTGATCTCGCTCTACCTGATGGCCGGTATTTTCTTCCTGGTGCTGTCGGAGGCTTACGCCAGCCACGCGCATGTCAGCGTCGATATCCTGCAGCAGAAATTCTCGCCCGCGATGATCCGCGTCTCGGAGATCGTCACCTGTATCGTCGGCATCGCCGTATTCTCGCTGATCGCATATCTCGGCTACTTGCGCGCCGTCGACAGCTTCGAGTCCGCCGACGTGATGGCCGGCGCGATACCTTGGCCGATGTGGCCGTCGATTGGACTTGTGCCGTTCGGCGCCGGACTGATCACGATCCGCCTCGCGCTGCACCTCATTGCTCACGTGCTCTCGCTCGCGACCGGGCGCAGCGTGATTGCGCTGCCCTCCTCTCACGCCGCCGGAGAGACGTTCGAATGA
- a CDS encoding TRAP transporter large permease — MTLILAILLLFVLLAIGTPVGLAMAGAGVLGLYLIGGMPILTGILQTAPLSAVTSYELITIPMFLLMAEFVLVSGIANDLFKATAAWVGRIPGGLGMATALAGAGFGAICGTSTASAATLSATSLPAMLKQGYEPKMAAGVVAISGTLAMLIPPSVALVIYGLLAEVNIGALLIGGVIPGILVTFTIMATVWFLAWQDPSRAPSAPSVPLAEKMRMLRVVGPMLLLFGLVTGVIYTGVATPTEASALGAFGAFGLACWKGRINRKTLRSALLRSAHGTCMIAMILFGASIFGYFFTLTQVTQNLVSWVGGLPVPPWLVLTIILFGYIVLGSFMDQIAILVLTVPIVLPLIKSLGYDPLWFGVVKIVTAEVGMITPPVGLNCFVVARYSGRPVAEVFHGVFPHFVAHLIAIAILVIWPIIILWLPMKMGY, encoded by the coding sequence ATGACGCTGATCTTGGCGATCCTGCTGCTCTTTGTGCTGCTTGCGATCGGCACACCGGTCGGCTTGGCGATGGCAGGGGCCGGCGTACTCGGCCTGTACCTGATCGGCGGCATGCCGATTCTGACAGGCATCCTGCAGACCGCACCGCTCTCGGCGGTCACTTCCTACGAGCTGATCACTATCCCGATGTTCTTGCTGATGGCGGAATTCGTGCTCGTGAGCGGCATCGCCAACGACCTGTTCAAGGCAACCGCTGCCTGGGTGGGACGAATTCCGGGCGGCCTCGGCATGGCAACGGCGCTGGCCGGCGCCGGCTTCGGCGCAATCTGTGGCACAAGCACAGCTTCCGCCGCCACCCTGTCCGCCACAAGCCTGCCGGCGATGCTCAAGCAGGGCTATGAACCGAAGATGGCAGCCGGCGTCGTGGCGATCTCAGGCACTCTCGCAATGCTGATCCCTCCATCGGTGGCGCTGGTGATCTACGGCCTGCTCGCGGAAGTGAACATCGGGGCGCTTCTGATCGGCGGCGTGATCCCCGGGATTCTGGTCACCTTCACGATCATGGCCACGGTCTGGTTCCTGGCCTGGCAGGACCCTTCGCGGGCTCCGTCAGCGCCCTCCGTCCCGCTCGCGGAGAAAATGCGGATGCTTCGCGTGGTCGGACCCATGCTGCTGCTGTTCGGCCTGGTCACCGGCGTTATCTACACCGGCGTCGCCACGCCGACCGAGGCATCTGCGCTTGGCGCATTTGGCGCGTTCGGGCTCGCCTGCTGGAAGGGCAGGATCAACCGCAAGACGCTGCGCAGTGCGTTGCTACGCTCGGCACACGGCACGTGCATGATCGCCATGATCCTGTTTGGCGCCTCGATCTTCGGCTACTTCTTCACGCTGACGCAGGTGACGCAGAATCTGGTGAGCTGGGTCGGCGGCCTGCCGGTGCCGCCGTGGCTGGTCCTGACCATCATTCTGTTCGGCTACATCGTGCTCGGCTCGTTCATGGACCAGATCGCGATCCTGGTGTTGACCGTTCCGATCGTGCTGCCGCTGATCAAGTCGCTCGGTTACGATCCCCTGTGGTTCGGCGTCGTCAAGATCGTGACCGCGGAAGTCGGCATGATCACACCTCCGGTCGGCCTCAATTGCTTCGTGGTAGCGCGCTACTCGGGGCGTCCCGTGGCCGAGGTCTTCCACGGCGTCTTTCCGCACTTCGTCGCTCATTTGATCGCAATCGCAATCCTTGTGATCTGGCCGATCATCATCCTCTGGCTGCCCATGAAGATGGGCTACTGA
- the dctP gene encoding TRAP transporter substrate-binding protein DctP: MATVGSGHAQTNITLRLADSLPSGHVIHEFVGKPFSELVGKLTNGQVTFQHFPAEQLGKAKDMAQLTALGVADVSYIVPSYSSDKFPLTAVAELPGIFDNECQGSLAFYKVSHNGGILETKEFAPNQLRPLVTLALPAYQVQLATGRDVKTAKDLEGLKIRTTGGAMDLMMRSIGGVPVRMAAPEIYESLTRGTLDGLIFSYQSSVSYDFGKILKSGTEGLNFGTAIFTYSIGETKFKSLPENVRKALVEAGEQTTREACKRFEDGEKAATDKIKSQGMRVINFGADDKKVFNAAFKSVAQEWVKDVDKRGKPGTDVYKAFTEALAATH; the protein is encoded by the coding sequence GTGGCCACAGTCGGTTCCGGCCATGCCCAGACGAACATCACGCTGCGCCTTGCCGACAGCCTGCCGTCCGGCCATGTGATCCACGAGTTCGTCGGCAAGCCGTTTTCGGAGCTCGTCGGCAAGCTAACCAACGGCCAGGTCACGTTTCAGCACTTCCCGGCGGAACAGCTCGGCAAGGCCAAGGACATGGCCCAGCTCACCGCGCTGGGCGTTGCAGACGTCTCCTACATTGTGCCGTCCTACTCGTCCGACAAGTTTCCGCTGACCGCCGTGGCCGAGCTTCCCGGCATCTTCGACAACGAATGCCAGGGCTCACTCGCCTTCTACAAGGTCTCGCACAATGGCGGGATCCTGGAGACCAAGGAGTTTGCCCCCAACCAGCTCCGCCCGCTGGTGACGCTTGCGCTGCCGGCCTATCAGGTCCAGCTTGCCACCGGCCGCGACGTGAAGACGGCAAAGGACCTCGAAGGCTTGAAGATCCGCACCACCGGCGGCGCGATGGATCTGATGATGCGCTCGATCGGCGGCGTGCCGGTCCGGATGGCCGCACCCGAGATTTATGAATCGCTGACACGCGGAACGCTCGACGGGCTGATCTTCTCCTATCAGAGCTCGGTGTCCTACGACTTCGGCAAGATCCTGAAATCCGGCACCGAGGGACTGAACTTCGGCACCGCAATCTTCACCTATTCGATCGGCGAGACGAAGTTCAAGTCGCTGCCCGAGAACGTGCGCAAGGCGCTGGTCGAGGCCGGCGAGCAGACCACGCGCGAGGCCTGCAAGCGCTTCGAGGACGGCGAGAAGGCTGCGACCGACAAGATCAAGTCGCAGGGCATGAGGGTCATCAACTTCGGCGCCGACGACAAGAAGGTGTTCAATGCCGCGTTCAAGTCCGTCGCGCAGGAATGGGTGAAGGACGTCGACAAGCGCGGCAAGCCCGGCACCGATGTCTACAAGGCCTTCACTGAAGCGCTGGCCGCGACCCATTGA
- a CDS encoding CoA transferase — MSGTPTKDAQSAPAGPLAGVRIIDLTSVMMGPYATMILGDYGADVIKVESPDGDVMRHAAPMRHPRMGAMYLQGNRNKRSIVLDLKKAGGRAALLRLAATADVFVHNVRPAAMARLKLGADDLLAVNSRLIYASLHGFGETGPYAGQPAYDDLIQGLTALPALTGRITGEPRYSPATMADRIVGLNALHAILAALFHRERTGEGQAIEIPMFETMAQFVLGDHMAGRSFEPPVGPPGYSRLLSPDRRPYQTSDGYICALVYSDKQWNAFFAKIGLAHEADRDPRLNSISARTRNYDFVYDWFSQMMKTRTTAEWMRFFEEADIPHAPLHDLDSLIDDPHLTAVGLIQTIEHPTEGRLRVAGPAATWSRTPPSIRSHPPGLGEHGREILREAGLAEAEIAALIEGGALIEPAS; from the coding sequence TTGAGCGGGACGCCGACCAAAGACGCGCAATCCGCGCCGGCGGGTCCGCTCGCCGGCGTCAGGATCATCGACCTCACCAGCGTGATGATGGGGCCGTACGCGACTATGATCCTCGGCGACTACGGCGCCGACGTGATCAAGGTCGAGAGCCCCGATGGCGACGTCATGCGCCATGCAGCCCCGATGCGTCATCCGCGGATGGGGGCGATGTACTTGCAGGGCAACCGCAACAAGCGCTCGATCGTGCTTGACCTCAAGAAGGCCGGTGGCCGCGCGGCGTTGCTGCGTCTTGCCGCCACAGCCGACGTGTTCGTGCACAATGTCCGCCCCGCGGCGATGGCGCGACTGAAGCTCGGGGCGGACGATCTGCTCGCGGTCAATTCGCGGCTGATCTACGCCAGCCTGCACGGCTTCGGCGAGACCGGGCCCTATGCGGGACAGCCTGCCTATGACGACCTGATCCAGGGCCTGACCGCTCTGCCCGCGCTCACCGGCCGGATCACCGGCGAGCCGCGCTATTCGCCGGCGACCATGGCCGACCGCATCGTCGGCCTGAACGCCCTCCACGCGATCCTCGCAGCGCTGTTCCACCGCGAGCGGACCGGCGAAGGCCAGGCCATCGAAATCCCGATGTTCGAGACCATGGCGCAGTTCGTGCTCGGTGATCACATGGCCGGCCGCAGCTTCGAGCCGCCGGTCGGGCCGCCGGGCTATTCCCGGCTGCTGTCACCCGACCGCCGCCCCTATCAGACCAGCGACGGCTACATCTGCGCGCTGGTCTATTCCGACAAGCAGTGGAACGCGTTCTTCGCCAAGATCGGGCTCGCCCATGAGGCCGACCGCGACCCCAGGCTCAACAGCATCTCGGCGCGAACCCGCAACTACGACTTCGTCTACGATTGGTTCTCGCAGATGATGAAGACCCGCACGACGGCCGAGTGGATGCGTTTCTTCGAAGAGGCGGATATTCCGCATGCGCCCTTGCACGACCTCGACAGCCTGATCGACGATCCGCATCTGACAGCGGTCGGGCTGATCCAGACCATCGAGCACCCGACGGAGGGCAGGCTACGGGTCGCCGGTCCCGCCGCGACCTGGAGCAGGACGCCGCCGTCGATCCGGAGCCATCCCCCGGGGCTTGGCGAGCACGGCCGGGAGATCCTGCGCGAGGCAGGGCTCGCAGAGGCGGAGATCGCCGCCCTCATCGAGGGCGGCGCACTGATCGAGCCTGCTTCCTGA
- a CDS encoding CoA ester lyase, whose product MRSFLFVPGDSSRKYESAKKTAADALILDLEDSIAPDQKVTARGITRKMLDERNPGQKLYIRVNALDTDLTLGDLAAVMPGKPDGIVLPKCAGVADVNKLALYLDAFEAASGIEQGTTRIVTVATETARAVLKILDFENMSPRLWGMMWGAEDLAASLGASRNRTDGRYHSPFILARDLCLIGAAAAGVVAIDTIATDINDLDALKAEAIAARQDGFLAKAVIHPKHVDIVNAAFMPTDEEVEWSKRVIAAFAGNPSGVVKMDGKMLDKPHLRAAEKILASRGK is encoded by the coding sequence ATGCGATCGTTCCTGTTCGTTCCCGGCGACAGCAGCCGGAAATATGAAAGCGCCAAGAAGACCGCGGCCGATGCGCTGATCCTCGACCTCGAGGATTCGATCGCACCCGACCAGAAGGTGACGGCGCGCGGCATCACCCGAAAGATGCTCGACGAGCGCAATCCGGGCCAGAAGCTCTACATCCGCGTCAACGCGCTGGATACCGACCTGACGCTCGGCGACCTCGCGGCCGTGATGCCGGGCAAGCCTGACGGCATCGTGCTACCGAAATGCGCAGGTGTCGCCGACGTCAACAAGCTCGCGCTCTATCTCGATGCCTTCGAGGCGGCCTCGGGCATCGAGCAGGGCACCACGCGGATCGTGACGGTTGCGACCGAGACGGCGCGTGCGGTCCTCAAGATCCTCGACTTCGAGAACATGAGCCCGCGGCTATGGGGCATGATGTGGGGTGCGGAAGACCTCGCGGCCTCGCTCGGTGCGTCGCGCAACCGCACCGACGGCCGCTATCATTCGCCCTTCATCCTGGCCCGCGACCTCTGCCTGATTGGCGCGGCAGCAGCCGGCGTCGTTGCCATCGACACGATCGCCACCGACATCAACGATCTCGACGCGCTGAAGGCCGAGGCGATCGCCGCGCGGCAGGACGGCTTCCTGGCCAAGGCCGTGATCCATCCCAAGCATGTCGACATCGTCAACGCAGCGTTCATGCCGACCGACGAGGAGGTCGAATGGTCGAAGCGAGTGATCGCCGCGTTTGCGGGTAATCCGTCCGGTGTCGTCAAGATGGACGGCAAGATGCTGGACAAGCCGCATCTTCGCGCCGCCGAGAAGATCTTGGCGTCGCGCGGAAAATAG
- a CDS encoding MaoC family dehydratase, with protein MAGLYFEEFEVGQEFHHEFSRTVTEMDNTMFSLLTMNPQPLHLDAHFSEKTEFGQRLFNSLYTLGIMIGMSVYDTTLGTTVGNLGMTDVKFPKPVFHGDTLKAHTKIIGKRASKSRPNQGLVEFEHTMTNQRGEVVASCRRTGLMHCKPKA; from the coding sequence ATGGCCGGATTGTATTTCGAAGAGTTCGAGGTCGGGCAGGAGTTCCATCACGAGTTCAGCCGGACCGTGACGGAGATGGACAACACCATGTTCAGCCTGCTGACCATGAACCCGCAGCCGTTGCACCTCGATGCGCATTTCTCCGAGAAGACCGAGTTTGGGCAGCGGCTGTTCAACAGCCTCTACACGCTCGGCATCATGATCGGCATGAGCGTGTACGACACGACGCTGGGAACCACGGTCGGCAATCTCGGTATGACCGACGTCAAGTTTCCCAAGCCCGTCTTCCACGGCGACACGCTGAAGGCGCACACCAAGATCATCGGCAAGCGCGCCAGCAAGTCGCGGCCGAACCAGGGCCTAGTCGAGTTCGAGCACACCATGACCAATCAGCGCGGCGAGGTGGTGGCGAGCTGCCGTCGTACCGGCCTGATGCATTGCAAACCGAAGGCCTGA
- a CDS encoding enoyl-CoA hydratase/isomerase family protein encodes MSTDLVRYSVRDQIAEIMLDRGPVNALSLPLIDALLAALAKARDDETVRAVIIGSAHKVFCAGLDLDIVRGKPAIETKTFLERLYFALNDMQYRMGKPTIAAVDGAVRAGGMTIAISCDMIIAGDGSTFGYPEIDVGLIPAIHFVQLPRLVGKHHAFAPLFLGEPFDAATAYRMGLLSEVVPKGTALDRAREIARKFATKSPIVMKIGRDAFMRAVDADFRRSVENTAESFVVVASTEDCQEGLNAFVEKRTPNYKGR; translated from the coding sequence ATGAGTACAGATCTCGTACGCTACTCGGTGAGAGACCAAATCGCCGAAATCATGCTGGATCGCGGGCCGGTCAATGCGCTCAGCCTGCCCTTGATCGACGCGTTGCTGGCGGCGCTGGCCAAGGCGCGCGATGATGAGACTGTCCGCGCCGTCATCATCGGCAGCGCCCATAAGGTGTTCTGCGCCGGCCTCGATCTCGACATCGTCAGGGGCAAGCCTGCGATCGAGACCAAGACGTTCCTGGAGCGTCTCTACTTCGCGCTGAATGACATGCAGTACCGCATGGGCAAGCCGACGATTGCGGCTGTCGATGGCGCGGTGCGGGCCGGCGGCATGACGATCGCGATTTCCTGCGACATGATCATCGCCGGTGACGGCTCGACCTTCGGCTATCCCGAGATCGACGTCGGCCTGATCCCGGCGATCCACTTCGTGCAGCTGCCGCGGCTGGTCGGAAAGCACCACGCCTTCGCCCCCTTGTTCCTCGGCGAGCCCTTCGATGCAGCCACCGCCTATCGCATGGGCCTGCTCAGCGAAGTCGTGCCGAAAGGCACGGCGCTCGATCGCGCCCGCGAGATCGCGCGCAAGTTTGCGACGAAGTCGCCGATCGTGATGAAGATCGGCCGTGACGCCTTCATGCGCGCGGTCGATGCGGATTTCCGCCGGTCGGTCGAGAACACGGCGGAAAGCTTCGTCGTCGTCGCGTCGACCGAGGATTGTCAGGAAGGACTGAATGCGTTCGTCGAGAAGCGGACGCCCAACTACAAGGGACGGTAA